Proteins encoded within one genomic window of Oryza brachyantha chromosome 7, ObraRS2, whole genome shotgun sequence:
- the LOC102720160 gene encoding probable protein phosphatase 2C 62, whose product MAGKEIYHKMKDKVKDAFSSSGPETGKGKTKLSGRRVKHGYHLVKGKSNHPMEDYLVAEYRQVGEHDLGLFAIFDGHLGHTVPDFLRSHLFDNILKQPEFLSNPRAAIRNAYQLTDAKILENAAELGRGGSTAVTAILISSENSVNLVVANVGDSRAVVSKNGVAKQLSVDHEPNKERRSIEKKGGFVSNLPGDVPRVDGQLAVARAFGDRSLKKHLSSEPDVVEEPIDENTEFLILASDGLWKVMSNQEAVEEIKDLKDAQAAAKHLTEQAVNRKSKDDISCIVVKFES is encoded by the exons ATGGCCGGCAAGGAAATCTACCACAAGATGAAGGATAAG GTGAAAGATGCTTTTAGTTCGTCAGGACCAGAAACAgggaaaggaaaaacaaaattgtcaGGCAGACGTGTCAAGCATGGTTACCATCTTGTGAAGGGAAAATCAAATCATCCGATGGAGGACTATCTAGTGGCAGAGTACAGGCAAGTTGGAGAACATGATTTGGGATTGTTTGCAATATTTGATGGCCATTTGGGTCACACTGTTCCAGACTTCCTGCGCTCACATCTCTTTGATAATATCTTGAAGCAG CCAGAATTCTTGAGCAATCCAAGAGCTGCAATCCGAAATGCATATCAACTTACGGATGCAAAAATATTGGAAAATGCTGCTGAGTTGGGCAGAGGAGGCTCCACTGCTGTTACTGCCATCTTAATAAGTAGCGAAAATTCTGTGAATCTAGTAGTTGCAAATGTTGGAGATTCACGAGCAGTTGTTAGCAAGAATGGTGTGGCAAAACAACTTTCGGTTGATCATGAGCCAAACAAGGAGCGGCGTTCAATCGAGAAAAAAGGTGGATTCGTTTCAAACCTACCAG GAGATGTACCACGTGTTGATGGGCAGCTTGCGGTTGCAAGGGCATTTGGAGACCGGAGCCTGAAGAAGCACCTCAGCTCAGAGCCAGATGTGGTGGAGGAACCAATAGATGAGAACACTGAATTTCTAATTCTTGCAAGTGATGGATTATGGAAG GTGATGTCGAATCAAGAGGCAGTGGAGGAAATCAAGGACTTGAAGGATGCTCAGGCAGCTGCGAAGCATCTGACGGAGCAGGCCGTGAACAGGAAGAGCAAAGATGACATCTCCTGCATCGTTGTAAAATTCGAGAGTTAG